DNA sequence from the Streptomyces sp. NBC_01497 genome:
GGGACGTGCGGGCCACGGAGACAGCAGGAGGTGAACCAGGTGACCGGTGGAAAAGATACCGAGGTCACGGTGGTACAACCCGGAGAAGGGGACACCGCGGTCCTGCCAGGTTTCGGGGCTGTGTTCAAGCTGTCCAGCGAGACCAACGGCGGGGAAGCGTCGATCGTCGAGCATCCCTTCGGAGTCGGCACGATCACCGCTCCCCATCGGCACACCAACGAAGATGAGCACTCGCTCGTACTCGAAGGCGAGATCGGGTTCCGCTCGGACGACAGCGAGGTGGTCCTGGAACCCGGTGGTTACATCACCAAACCGCGCGGACAGATGCACGCGATGTGGAACGCGGGCAGCCGGCCCGGCCGGATCGTCGAGATCATCACTCCTGGCGGGTTCGAGAGCTACTTCCGGGAACTCAGCGAACTGCTCGTCTCCCATGCGGGGGCGGCCGGCCAGGGGGCACCGGACCTGCACGCATCGCCCGAATTCACCGAACTGGCCGAGAAATACGGGATTACGTACGGCACTCCGGACTGGCTCGGCGACGTGGTCAAACGGTACAGCCTGAAGCCGCCGAGCCACTGACACACGCCCACCACGGGTCCGGCGCGCGATCGCGATTGCTTCTTCTCCGTCGGCTACGGGCTGTCGTCGGCGAACGCACCCCGTGGAGCGGCGCGTTCACTGCCGTGAGGACGATCCGGAAGGCCCCGGAGGGCAGATGGTCACCGTCGAGCGGGATCTCGTGTACGCCGAGGTGGGAGGGGCCGGGCTGCGACTCGACCTCTACCGCCCTGAGACATCGAACGCCCCGGTCGTCGTGTACGCACACGGCGGTGGCTGGAGCACGGGCGACAAGGGAGACGACGGCACGCGGTGGCTGGCGCCCCTCGCCGCCCTCGGTGTGACCGTTGCGTCCGTGGAGTACCGTCTCGCGCCCCAGGCAACGTTCCCGCAGCAACTGCATGATCTCAAGGGGGCCGTACGCTGGTTGCGGGCGCAGGGGCCACGCCTCGGACTCTCCACGGAGCGGCTCGGTGTGTGGGGCGCGTCCGCGGGGGCCTACCTGGGATCGCTCCTGGCCTTGTCCGAGGGCGACGACGCCCTTGAGGGTACGGTCGGCGGAAATCGCGAACAGTCCAGCGGTGTACAGGCCGTCGTGCACTGGTTCGGCCAAACCGACCTCGCGGCCTCAGCTGCCCGCAGTGCGGTCGAGGCGCGTCTGCTGCCCTTCCACTTCGAGGCGGATCTGCTGGGCACCACGGATCAGGCGGAGCTGGCGCAACGGGCCCAGGGAGTCAGCCTGGTGTCGCGTGTGTCGGATCACGCACCGCCCTTTCTCATCGTCCACGGTGATCGCGACCGTATCGTGCCCCCCTCGCAGGCATGCGCCCTGCACAGCGCACTTGGCCGCGCCGGAGCATCCAGCCGCCTGGAACTCCTGGCAGGTGCGGGACATGAGGACCAACAGTTCGACAGTCTCGCCACGCTCGCGACGACCGCCGCCTGGCTGCAAGCCGTCGTGGGGAAACCCCCCGGGTAGCGGACTCTTGCGGTGCGACGACGCGCCGCAGGTCCTCATCCGTGCTGTGCCGCACCGTGGTCACCACGCGTCAAGGCCGCCACCGTGCCACTCGACAGGCAGTTCCTCGTCGATTTCGCCGCTCTCGCTGAGCCGGTGACGGATGCTTTCCAGCACCCGTTCGAGTTCCACACGGCCACGAGCCACGGCGTAGACCTCTCCTCGTACCCGGACGGGACGCCCGCCGCCGACGAGGAGTGGTTCGACAACAACGATCGGTGTGTCCGCCATCGTGGCCCCCTTGCCGCTTGTGGAGGGGGCGACGTCGCGGCTTCCCCTCCTCACGCCCCATGGTGAGCCCCGTCCCCTGCGGAAGCATCTCGCGGCGTTGCCGGGACCCACGCGACCGCCCGGGCGACGCAGGCGACGGGCGGTGCGCGATGCCCCAGGGCTTGGCGCGCCGCTTCGGTGTCACGCCATGCTCCGCCATCGCCCAGGCGCGCCACGTGGTGCCGCCGGTCCGGTACAGACAGCGGGCGGGAGCGGGGCTGCCGGTGGCGGCGGCGTCAGCCGATTGAGCCAGATCCTCAAGGGGGGCCCGGGCGCGTGCGGAGTGCGCCGGGAACCACCTCTTCACCCGACTACGTGTACGCGTGTCCGGTCACTCGAACGGTGGGTTGGACGTGCGGTGGCCGCCGGGCCGGGATCTGCTTGCTGCGTCGGGTTCCCGGCTCCGCCGAAAGGGCACCGAACCCGTCGTAATGGCCGATCTGACCAAACAGGCGGCATCGGCCGCACCTCGGTCAGCGCGGCCGCTGAGGAGAGGGGCCGGTTCGAGGTGAGAACGCATGTGATCGTCCTCCCGGGCGGCGGGTACGCCGAGCACGCCGCCCATGAGGCCGAGCCTGTGGTCGCCTGGCTCAACGGGCTCGGGCTGCAGGCCGGC
Encoded proteins:
- a CDS encoding cupin domain-containing protein; this encodes MNQVTGGKDTEVTVVQPGEGDTAVLPGFGAVFKLSSETNGGEASIVEHPFGVGTITAPHRHTNEDEHSLVLEGEIGFRSDDSEVVLEPGGYITKPRGQMHAMWNAGSRPGRIVEIITPGGFESYFRELSELLVSHAGAAGQGAPDLHASPEFTELAEKYGITYGTPDWLGDVVKRYSLKPPSH
- a CDS encoding alpha/beta hydrolase, with the protein product MVTVERDLVYAEVGGAGLRLDLYRPETSNAPVVVYAHGGGWSTGDKGDDGTRWLAPLAALGVTVASVEYRLAPQATFPQQLHDLKGAVRWLRAQGPRLGLSTERLGVWGASAGAYLGSLLALSEGDDALEGTVGGNREQSSGVQAVVHWFGQTDLAASAARSAVEARLLPFHFEADLLGTTDQAELAQRAQGVSLVSRVSDHAPPFLIVHGDRDRIVPPSQACALHSALGRAGASSRLELLAGAGHEDQQFDSLATLATTAAWLQAVVGKPPG